The Austwickia sp. genome includes a region encoding these proteins:
- a CDS encoding carbonic anhydrase: MTLQPRPETPAQAWAALKAGNARFVAGTPEHPNQDAARRGELTGGQAPFATLFGCGDSRCAAEVIFDQGLGDLFVVRTAGHVIHEGVLGSLEFGTEVLGVPLIVILGHDSCGAVKAAVQHYQGGSMPGGFIRDIVERVTPSVIAAANNGSTATDEVEAEHVRQTMRLIDERSQLIHAAVEEGRCAIVGLTYALAEGNARLVSAIGDIGEG, from the coding sequence ATGACGCTTCAGCCACGTCCCGAGACCCCCGCCCAGGCCTGGGCAGCGCTGAAGGCCGGTAACGCCCGGTTCGTCGCCGGCACGCCCGAGCACCCGAACCAGGATGCCGCCCGCCGGGGCGAGTTGACCGGCGGGCAGGCCCCGTTCGCGACGCTGTTCGGCTGCGGCGACTCGCGATGCGCCGCGGAGGTCATCTTCGACCAGGGCTTGGGCGACCTGTTCGTGGTGCGTACGGCGGGGCACGTGATCCACGAGGGCGTCTTGGGCTCGCTGGAGTTCGGCACGGAGGTGCTCGGTGTTCCCCTCATCGTGATCCTCGGCCACGACTCCTGCGGCGCCGTGAAAGCGGCGGTCCAGCACTACCAGGGCGGCTCGATGCCCGGCGGATTCATCCGCGACATCGTCGAGCGGGTGACGCCCAGCGTCATTGCGGCCGCGAACAACGGCAGCACGGCCACCGACGAGGTCGAGGCGGAGCACGTCCGGCAGACGATGCGGCTGATCGATGAGCGGTCCCAGCTCATCCACGCCGCCGTGGAGGAGGGGCGCTGCGCGATCGTCGGGCTCACCTACGCGTTGGCCGAGGGGAACGCGCGCTTGGTCTCCGCGATCGGGGACATCGGGGAGGGCTGA
- a CDS encoding fumarate hydratase, whose protein sequence is MAEFAYEDLLPIGADETPYRKLSDTGVRTVEGPDGRTFLQVDPEALTLLAETAMHDIAHYLRPAHLAQLKKILDDPEASNNDKFVALDLLKNANISAGGVLPMCQDTGTAIVMGKRGQHVLTAGVDEEPLSRGVYNAYTKLNLRYSQNAPITMFEEKNTGNNLPAQIELYADTIPGHETTYKFLFMAKGGGSANKSYLFQETKAILNPDSLMTFLEEKIASLGTAACPPYHLAVVIGGTSAEFALKTAKYASAKYLDTLPTAGDPATGHGFRDLETEEKVLELTRKLGIGAQFGGKYFCHDVRVIRLPRHGASLPVAIAVSCSADRQCLGKITADGVFIEQLEFEPGQYLPEISHRDLAGDLEGEDAAQQVVKIDLTQPMDAVLAELTKHPIKTHVSLTGTLVVARDIAHAKIKERLDAGEEMPQYLKDHPVYYAGPAKTPEGMASGSFGPTTAGRMDSYVDAFQAAGGSKVMLAKGNRSKAVTDACAAHGGFYLGSIGGPAARLAQDCITKVEVLEYPELGMEAVWKIEVKDFPAFIIVDDKGNDFFATVGPKAIQQTIPKRPGMEDPQQDIDAGPVDAPVDAPKE, encoded by the coding sequence ATGGCCGAATTCGCCTATGAGGACCTGCTACCGATCGGGGCGGACGAGACGCCGTACCGCAAGCTCTCCGACACGGGGGTGCGCACCGTCGAAGGCCCGGACGGGCGCACGTTCCTGCAGGTCGACCCGGAGGCGCTGACCCTGCTCGCCGAGACGGCGATGCACGACATCGCGCACTATCTGCGCCCCGCCCACCTCGCCCAGCTCAAGAAGATCCTGGACGACCCCGAGGCGAGCAACAACGACAAGTTCGTGGCCCTCGACCTGTTGAAGAACGCCAACATCTCGGCCGGCGGCGTCCTGCCGATGTGCCAGGACACCGGCACCGCGATCGTCATGGGCAAGCGCGGCCAGCACGTGCTCACGGCGGGCGTCGACGAAGAGCCCCTGAGCCGCGGCGTCTACAACGCGTACACCAAGCTCAACCTGCGCTACTCCCAGAACGCCCCGATCACGATGTTCGAGGAGAAGAACACCGGCAACAACCTGCCGGCGCAGATCGAGCTGTACGCCGACACGATCCCCGGCCACGAGACGACGTACAAGTTCCTCTTCATGGCCAAGGGCGGCGGCAGCGCGAACAAGAGCTACCTGTTCCAGGAGACCAAGGCGATCCTCAACCCGGACAGCCTCATGACGTTCCTGGAGGAGAAGATCGCGAGCCTCGGGACCGCGGCCTGCCCGCCGTACCACCTGGCCGTCGTCATCGGCGGCACCAGCGCCGAGTTCGCCCTGAAGACCGCGAAGTACGCGTCCGCGAAGTATCTGGACACGCTCCCCACCGCCGGCGACCCGGCGACCGGCCACGGCTTCCGCGACCTTGAGACCGAGGAGAAGGTGCTGGAGCTGACGCGCAAGCTCGGCATCGGCGCGCAGTTCGGCGGCAAGTACTTCTGCCACGACGTGCGCGTCATCCGCCTCCCCCGGCACGGCGCCTCGCTGCCCGTCGCGATCGCGGTGTCCTGCTCGGCCGACCGGCAGTGCCTCGGCAAGATCACCGCCGACGGCGTGTTCATCGAGCAGCTGGAGTTCGAGCCTGGGCAGTACCTGCCGGAGATCAGCCACCGCGACCTCGCCGGCGACCTGGAGGGCGAGGACGCCGCCCAGCAGGTGGTCAAGATCGACCTGACCCAGCCGATGGACGCCGTCCTGGCCGAGCTGACCAAGCACCCCATCAAGACCCACGTCTCCCTGACCGGCACGCTGGTCGTCGCGCGCGACATCGCGCACGCCAAGATCAAGGAGCGGCTCGACGCGGGCGAGGAGATGCCGCAGTACCTCAAGGACCACCCGGTGTATTACGCCGGGCCGGCCAAGACGCCCGAGGGGATGGCCTCCGGCTCGTTCGGCCCGACGACGGCCGGCCGGATGGACAGCTACGTCGACGCGTTCCAGGCCGCGGGCGGCAGCAAGGTCATGCTCGCCAAGGGCAACCGCAGCAAGGCCGTCACCGACGCCTGCGCCGCGCACGGCGGGTTCTACCTCGGCTCGATCGGCGGCCCCGCGGCGCGGCTGGCCCAGGACTGCATCACGAAGGTGGAGGTCCTGGAATACCCCGAGCTCGGCATGGAGGCGGTCTGGAAGATCGAGGTGAAGGACTTCCCGGCGTTCATCATCGTGGACGACAAGGGCAACGACTTCTTCGCGACGGTCGGGCCGAAGGCGATCCAGCAGACCATCCCCAAGCGGCCCGGCATGGAGGATCCGCAGCAGGACATCGACGCCGGACCCGTCGACGCACCGGTCGACGCACCGAAGGAGTAG
- a CDS encoding extracellular solute-binding protein, producing the protein MTKRAAAVAACALTAVAGLSACGSSGPSNELTWYINPDGGGSDPTKGGQAQIAKECTDAAKGEYSIKIQLLPNSASDQRQQVERRLAAGDAGMDLMSLDPVFVAEFAEPGWLAEVPAQYKDKLTEDAVKPIIDAATWKGKLVAAPMWANTQLLWYRKSVAQQAGIDMTKDVTWDQLIEAAQKTKKTIGVQSKLYEGYMVWINALIEGAGGHIIAKNPDNAKTMELGLDSDAGKKAAEVIKKVSSSGVGGPAMGSLDETNAVSLFTNPGTSGFMLNWPYVWNAVPAANKEIGADMAFARYPQTVAGQPSKPPLGGIEVGVNKASTKQDKAWKAIQCIISPEHQKLYMLKSGNPAARKSVYDDPEVTKAFPNGLAAMIRTSLDEGAPRPLTQYYGDVSTAIQKTYSPPSSVSSSTPGAAADLIKRVLKGEALL; encoded by the coding sequence ATGACGAAACGGGCGGCCGCAGTCGCGGCCTGCGCCCTGACCGCCGTCGCGGGCCTCAGCGCCTGCGGGTCGAGCGGCCCGAGCAACGAGCTGACCTGGTATATCAACCCCGACGGCGGTGGCTCCGACCCCACCAAGGGTGGCCAGGCGCAGATCGCGAAGGAGTGCACCGACGCCGCGAAGGGCGAGTACTCCATCAAGATCCAGCTCTTGCCCAACAGCGCCAGCGACCAGCGGCAGCAGGTCGAGCGCCGCCTCGCCGCCGGTGATGCGGGCATGGACCTCATGAGCCTGGACCCGGTGTTCGTCGCGGAGTTCGCCGAGCCGGGCTGGCTCGCCGAGGTGCCGGCTCAGTACAAGGACAAGCTCACCGAGGACGCGGTCAAGCCGATCATCGACGCGGCCACCTGGAAGGGCAAACTCGTCGCGGCGCCCATGTGGGCCAACACCCAGCTGCTCTGGTATCGCAAGTCGGTGGCCCAGCAGGCCGGCATCGACATGACCAAGGACGTCACCTGGGATCAGCTGATCGAGGCGGCGCAGAAGACCAAGAAGACGATCGGCGTCCAGTCCAAGCTCTACGAGGGCTACATGGTGTGGATCAACGCGCTCATCGAGGGCGCCGGCGGCCACATCATCGCCAAGAACCCCGACAACGCCAAGACGATGGAGCTGGGCCTCGACAGCGACGCCGGCAAGAAGGCCGCCGAGGTCATCAAGAAGGTGTCCTCCAGCGGCGTCGGCGGACCGGCGATGGGCTCGCTCGACGAGACGAACGCGGTCAGCCTCTTCACCAACCCCGGCACCTCGGGCTTCATGCTGAACTGGCCCTACGTCTGGAACGCCGTCCCCGCGGCCAACAAGGAGATCGGCGCGGACATGGCGTTCGCCCGCTACCCGCAGACGGTCGCCGGCCAACCCAGCAAGCCCCCGCTCGGCGGCATCGAGGTGGGCGTCAACAAGGCCAGCACCAAGCAGGACAAGGCCTGGAAGGCAATCCAGTGCATCATCAGCCCGGAGCACCAGAAGCTCTACATGCTGAAGTCCGGTAACCCGGCGGCGCGCAAGAGCGTGTACGACGACCCCGAGGTCACCAAGGCGTTCCCGAACGGGTTGGCCGCGATGATCCGTACGTCGTTGGACGAGGGCGCCCCCCGGCCCCTGACCCAGTACTACGGTGACGTCTCCACGGCGATCCAGAAGACCTACAGTCCGCCGAGCTCGGTGAGCAGCAGCACCCCGGGGGCAGCGGCCGACCTCATCAAGCGAGTCCTGAAGGGAGAGGCGCTGCTATGA
- a CDS encoding sugar ABC transporter permease produces MSTAVDKPAAAATAPASGRKKKEVYLSDRAKAERSLGWKLAGPAFIIMLLVTAYPILQALYLSFFKYRLSDPNNREFVGLNNYLTALQDGVFWKAIWVTVVITIITVAVELVLGFIIAMVMHRVIIPRKTLRTIVLIPYSIITVVSAFSWFYAFSTSMGYANDWLHALSFGAFDTNYDWFGSGPSSIAIICLSEIWKTTPFMSLLLLSGLAQVDSVMEEAAKVDGASFMQILTRVILPNMKPAIMVALLFRTLDAFRIFDNIFIMTGGANGTSSFSLLAYNQTISRVEVGMGSALSVLLFLAVVGIAMLFIKGFKVDLAEGRG; encoded by the coding sequence ATGAGCACCGCTGTCGACAAGCCCGCCGCGGCGGCGACTGCGCCCGCCTCGGGGCGCAAGAAAAAAGAGGTGTACCTCTCCGATCGGGCGAAGGCCGAGCGGTCCCTGGGCTGGAAGCTCGCCGGGCCGGCGTTCATCATCATGCTGCTGGTCACGGCGTACCCGATCCTTCAGGCGCTCTACCTCAGCTTCTTCAAGTACCGGCTCTCCGACCCCAACAACCGCGAGTTCGTCGGGCTGAACAACTACCTGACGGCGCTCCAGGACGGCGTCTTCTGGAAGGCGATCTGGGTGACGGTGGTGATCACGATCATCACCGTCGCCGTCGAGCTGGTGCTCGGCTTCATCATTGCGATGGTCATGCACCGCGTGATCATTCCCCGCAAGACGCTGCGCACGATCGTGCTGATTCCCTACTCGATCATCACGGTCGTCTCCGCGTTCTCGTGGTTCTACGCGTTCAGCACCTCCATGGGCTACGCCAACGATTGGTTGCACGCGCTCTCGTTCGGCGCCTTCGACACCAACTACGACTGGTTCGGCAGCGGTCCGTCCTCGATCGCGATCATCTGCCTCTCGGAGATCTGGAAGACGACCCCGTTCATGTCGTTGCTCCTGCTCTCCGGCCTGGCGCAGGTCGACTCCGTGATGGAGGAGGCCGCCAAGGTCGACGGGGCCAGCTTCATGCAGATCCTGACCCGGGTGATCCTGCCGAACATGAAGCCGGCCATCATGGTCGCGCTGCTCTTCCGGACGCTGGATGCCTTCCGCATCTTCGACAACATCTTCATCATGACCGGCGGCGCCAACGGGACGAGTTCGTTCTCGTTGCTCGCCTACAACCAGACGATCAGCCGCGTCGAGGTCGGCATGGGCTCGGCGCTGTCCGTCCTGTTGTTCCTGGCGGTCGTGGGCATCGCGATGCTCTTCATCAAGGGCTTCAAGGTCGACCTGGCCGAGGGAAGGGGCTGA
- a CDS encoding carbohydrate ABC transporter permease, translating to MDTNVSTKTKWTLFVLSILIMIWTVIPLLWMVALSLKKPADLAVPGKAVAGNFWPTDPTTENYDLIFRGGASELFMPALRNSFVVCLVSTLISVILAMFCAYAISRLEFPGKRLILSTALAVSFFPVISMVTPLYDLWRQVGLFDTIPGLILPYLALTLPLSIWTMTAFFRQIPWEMEQAAQVDGATSWEAFRKVIVPLATPGVFTTAIITFFTAWNDFVFAISLTSDKARTVPAALAFFTGASQFEQPTGAIMAAAVVVTIPVVLLVLIFQRRIVAGLTSGAVKG from the coding sequence ATGGACACCAATGTCTCCACCAAGACCAAGTGGACGCTGTTCGTCCTGTCCATCCTGATCATGATCTGGACCGTCATCCCGCTGCTGTGGATGGTGGCCCTGTCGCTGAAGAAGCCCGCCGACCTCGCCGTACCGGGCAAGGCGGTCGCCGGCAACTTCTGGCCCACCGACCCGACCACGGAGAACTACGACCTGATCTTCCGCGGTGGGGCCTCCGAGCTGTTCATGCCGGCGCTGCGGAACTCGTTCGTCGTGTGCCTCGTATCCACGCTGATCTCGGTCATCCTCGCGATGTTCTGCGCGTATGCGATCAGCCGGCTGGAGTTCCCCGGCAAGCGCCTGATCCTCAGCACGGCGCTGGCGGTCTCGTTCTTCCCGGTGATCTCGATGGTCACGCCGCTGTATGACCTGTGGCGCCAGGTGGGCCTGTTCGACACGATTCCCGGCCTGATCCTGCCGTATCTCGCGCTCACCCTGCCGCTGTCGATCTGGACCATGACGGCGTTCTTCCGGCAGATCCCCTGGGAGATGGAGCAAGCGGCGCAGGTGGACGGCGCGACGAGCTGGGAGGCGTTCCGCAAGGTCATCGTCCCGCTGGCCACCCCCGGCGTGTTCACGACCGCGATCATCACCTTCTTCACCGCGTGGAACGACTTCGTGTTCGCGATCTCGCTGACGTCGGACAAGGCCCGCACCGTGCCGGCCGCCCTGGCGTTCTTCACGGGCGCCTCGCAGTTCGAGCAGCCGACCGGCGCCATCATGGCGGCGGCCGTGGTCGTCACCATCCCCGTCGTCCTGCTCGTCCTCATCTTCCAGCGCCGGATCGTCGCCGGTCTCACCTCGGGTGCGGTCAAGGGCTAG